A single genomic interval of uncultured Sphaerochaeta sp. harbors:
- a CDS encoding ABC transporter permease subunit translates to MANKPMVLRTKPPLWTRIKTQKFLLLMLVPGVIWYLVFKYIPLLGLSLGFTDYGFRSTVSFVGLDNFKRLLSSTIFWNAFRNTLIISLANVIFYFPAPLVVALLINELKSLKMKRTIQFLIYIPYFFSWVVVGSIFVNLLSPSSGLINNIITKFGGEPIYFMASAKFFRPVLISSYIWRQMGYGAVIYVASLTTVQPELYEAATIDGAGHWGRLVHVTLPAIRSTIVTMLLLNLSHVLLIFEQVLVMYNAAVYDVADVLQTYVFREGVLAGDLGYSIAVGMFTSIVSLTLVLSTNKVSAKFLDEPIL, encoded by the coding sequence ATGGCAAATAAACCGATGGTACTACGAACCAAGCCACCACTTTGGACAAGGATCAAGACACAGAAGTTCTTGCTCCTCATGTTGGTACCAGGGGTAATCTGGTACCTGGTGTTCAAGTACATTCCTCTCTTGGGTCTCAGTTTGGGATTCACTGATTATGGGTTCAGGTCGACGGTATCGTTTGTGGGCTTGGATAATTTCAAGCGACTGCTGTCTTCCACTATTTTCTGGAATGCATTTCGCAATACCCTGATCATCAGCTTGGCGAATGTGATTTTCTATTTTCCTGCCCCGTTGGTTGTAGCGTTGCTGATCAATGAGCTGAAGAGCTTGAAGATGAAGAGGACGATCCAGTTCCTGATCTATATCCCCTATTTCTTCAGTTGGGTTGTGGTAGGAAGTATTTTCGTAAACTTGCTCTCTCCGTCCTCAGGGCTGATAAACAACATCATCACCAAGTTTGGGGGAGAACCCATCTACTTCATGGCAAGTGCAAAGTTCTTCCGTCCTGTCCTGATCAGCTCCTACATCTGGCGGCAGATGGGATACGGGGCAGTCATCTATGTGGCAAGTCTTACCACGGTACAACCGGAGCTGTATGAGGCAGCCACCATTGATGGAGCAGGACATTGGGGAAGATTGGTCCATGTAACCCTTCCAGCGATTCGCTCCACCATTGTGACCATGTTGTTGCTCAATCTCAGTCATGTGTTGCTGATATTCGAACAGGTGCTGGTCATGTACAATGCAGCAGTCTATGATGTTGCAGATGTACTGCAGACCTACGTATTCCGTGAAGGAGTACTTGCAGGAGACTTGGGCTACTCCATTGCAGTGGGCATGTTCACGTCCATCGTAAGCCTTACGCTGGTGCTGTCAACCAACAAGGTAAGCGCGAAGTTCCTCGACGAACCCATCCTGTAG
- a CDS encoding glycoside hydrolase family 3 C-terminal domain-containing protein, producing the protein MTDTAQTLVQQMTVPEMISQLRHDAPAIPRLGIPSYNWWNEGLHGAARSGTATVFPQAIGLAALFDPELVLSIAEVISTEQRAKYNLYNREHDHDIYKGLTVWSPNINIFRDPRWGRGQETFGEDPYLTSRLAVSFIHGLQGSEDILKTASCVKHLAAHSGPEPERHSFNAVVSKKDLNETYLPAFKASVQEAGVDAVMGAYSAVNGEPCCGSPTLIKQLLRDTWGFKGMYISDCWAIRDFHLNHKVTKNEEESAALALHSGCDLNCGCSYRSLEKAFQKGYVTMEEIRTATQRVFNTRFRLGMFDEQTPYDNLGLKDIDSEEHAQLALEASRRSLVLLKNDSILPLNRENTRSIAVIGPNADSRKVLWGNYHGTSSRYTTVLEGIRNVAGNTIRINYSEGSSLTKERVERLAKEDDRLSEAAFMARQSDVTVLCLGLDETVEGEMRDDGNGGWAGDKKDLRLPRCQQKLLKAVAGTGKPVIVVLLSGGALDPEIEQYENVQALIQAWYPGQEGGRAIAELLFGMFSPSGKLPVTFYRSSAVLPPFTDYSMQKRTYRYCDQEDVLYPFGFGLSYALFTYSIQRTTVLKDGTVSVEIGVTNTSDTPSRTVLELYLESSHPDVPPHPVLCGMKSVFLESFEQKEVVLLLEQSQYTAVDAQGNRNDIHGTFTLHVGGSQPGLISRNLGADKVASTTFVY; encoded by the coding sequence ATGACTGATACTGCACAGACACTTGTACAACAGATGACCGTACCAGAAATGATAAGCCAACTCAGGCATGATGCTCCAGCAATTCCTCGCCTGGGGATACCTTCTTACAACTGGTGGAACGAGGGACTTCATGGAGCTGCCCGAAGCGGAACCGCCACCGTATTCCCCCAGGCGATTGGTCTGGCTGCCCTCTTTGACCCTGAGCTGGTCCTCTCTATAGCCGAGGTCATTTCCACTGAACAACGGGCAAAGTACAATCTCTACAACAGAGAGCATGATCATGACATTTACAAGGGTCTGACCGTCTGGTCTCCCAATATCAATATATTCCGCGACCCCAGATGGGGCCGTGGACAGGAAACATTTGGTGAAGATCCATACCTGACCTCCCGCTTGGCAGTCTCCTTCATACACGGCTTGCAAGGTTCAGAAGATATCCTCAAGACGGCAAGTTGCGTAAAACACCTGGCCGCCCACAGCGGGCCTGAACCGGAAAGGCACTCCTTCAACGCAGTGGTAAGCAAGAAGGACCTCAATGAAACGTATCTTCCAGCGTTCAAGGCTTCTGTCCAGGAAGCAGGGGTCGATGCAGTCATGGGTGCTTACAGCGCTGTTAATGGAGAGCCTTGCTGTGGAAGCCCAACCCTTATCAAACAGCTCTTGCGCGACACATGGGGTTTCAAGGGGATGTATATCTCTGACTGCTGGGCGATCAGGGATTTCCATCTCAACCACAAGGTCACCAAGAACGAAGAGGAATCGGCAGCTCTTGCATTGCATAGTGGCTGTGACCTGAATTGCGGATGTTCCTATCGCAGTCTTGAGAAGGCTTTCCAGAAAGGGTATGTCACCATGGAGGAGATCAGGACCGCTACTCAGAGGGTATTCAACACTCGCTTCCGTCTGGGAATGTTTGATGAACAAACTCCATACGACAACCTTGGCCTAAAGGACATCGATAGTGAGGAGCATGCACAGCTTGCCCTTGAAGCTTCCCGGCGCTCCTTGGTCCTGCTCAAGAATGATTCAATACTTCCCCTCAACCGGGAAAACACAAGAAGCATTGCAGTCATCGGACCGAATGCCGATAGCAGAAAAGTCCTGTGGGGCAACTACCATGGGACATCTTCCCGCTACACAACGGTCCTCGAAGGAATCCGTAACGTTGCAGGGAACACAATACGTATCAACTATAGCGAAGGCTCTTCACTCACCAAGGAGCGTGTTGAACGATTGGCAAAGGAAGACGACAGGCTCAGTGAGGCTGCGTTCATGGCACGTCAAAGCGATGTCACTGTCCTTTGTCTTGGTCTGGATGAGACGGTTGAAGGAGAGATGAGGGATGATGGAAATGGAGGCTGGGCAGGTGATAAAAAGGATCTCAGGCTTCCTCGCTGTCAACAAAAACTCCTGAAGGCTGTTGCTGGAACTGGGAAACCCGTCATCGTAGTGCTGCTCTCTGGAGGAGCGCTCGACCCAGAAATTGAGCAGTATGAAAACGTACAGGCTCTCATCCAGGCTTGGTATCCAGGACAGGAAGGAGGACGGGCAATTGCAGAGTTGCTCTTTGGTATGTTCAGTCCCTCAGGAAAGCTTCCTGTTACCTTCTACCGTAGCAGTGCCGTGCTCCCTCCATTCACTGACTACTCCATGCAGAAGAGGACCTACCGGTATTGCGACCAAGAGGATGTGCTCTATCCATTTGGATTCGGCCTCTCCTATGCTTTGTTTACGTACAGCATTCAACGTACAACGGTATTGAAGGATGGGACGGTGAGTGTGGAGATTGGTGTCACCAATACTTCTGACACCCCAAGCAGGACGGTACTTGAACTCTATCTGGAAAGTTCCCACCCTGATGTTCCCCCTCACCCAGTACTCTGTGGCATGAAAAGTGTGTTCTTGGAGTCTTTTGAACAGAAAGAGGTTGTACTTCTTCTGGAACAAAGCCAATATACTGCAGTGGACGCACAAGGCAATAGAAACGACATACACGGGACCTTCACACTCCATGTGGGTGGAAGCCAGCCTGGGTTAATCAGCCGGAACCTTGGAGCAGACAAGGTAGCCAGCACTACATTCGTATATTAA
- a CDS encoding extracellular solute-binding protein has protein sequence MLHTKRFLLTLVALLLCLAFVSAAGQKDSQSEGKATITLATADNTYGLSTDPELQGAITDLIESKTDTIIEPIIPPLASYTDKLATLVNSGDVPDLFVVAQAMTKIPTMVAREQILDLTDYIKNSPALSQLDPSLFKDLQIDGKTYFVPYNYPKSKAIFIRKDLMEQYGVELSSTPTAEEFRREMGKFVGSGIIPFNFPKWVDNFQFFYNSFGAWGGVYEKDGVFIDGFQTEEMKNALTYLRQLYKDGVLNQEFITTENSGMREKTYTAQAASSIDYVTNYINYVQNTTNANKYTEMHLVYKIVGPEGYGGSLNEATQTAFVVSSKTKNPEAVVRVLETIVTDPEVYPAFFGIGLEGKHYTLNADGQIEATPKAANSGYKYTLNYLSDSFVDIDIENLPFKLSPALEQGLPKQIEHIKAMQANLGPNHAADVPVGVSVAYDRVAPSIKSTRESVATKIIVGTVSLEQGLAEYENFWNSINGPTILEELNAAR, from the coding sequence ATGTTGCACACCAAGCGTTTCTTGCTGACCCTCGTAGCATTGCTCCTCTGTCTTGCATTCGTAAGCGCAGCAGGACAGAAGGACAGCCAGAGTGAGGGGAAAGCTACCATCACCCTTGCCACTGCAGACAATACCTATGGTTTGAGCACCGACCCTGAGCTGCAGGGCGCCATTACTGACTTGATCGAGTCAAAGACTGACACCATCATCGAACCGATCATTCCACCACTTGCCTCGTATACCGACAAGCTTGCCACCCTGGTAAACAGTGGGGATGTTCCCGACTTGTTTGTTGTTGCCCAGGCAATGACCAAGATCCCGACCATGGTTGCCCGTGAGCAGATTCTTGACCTCACTGACTACATTAAGAACAGCCCGGCACTCAGCCAGCTTGACCCTTCCCTGTTCAAGGACTTGCAGATTGATGGAAAGACCTATTTCGTACCGTACAACTACCCCAAGAGCAAGGCCATCTTCATCCGCAAGGACCTGATGGAGCAGTACGGAGTTGAACTCAGTTCGACCCCGACAGCTGAAGAATTCCGCCGTGAGATGGGTAAGTTTGTTGGTAGCGGGATCATCCCCTTCAACTTCCCCAAGTGGGTCGACAACTTCCAGTTCTTCTACAACTCATTCGGCGCATGGGGTGGTGTCTATGAAAAGGATGGCGTATTCATCGACGGTTTCCAGACTGAAGAGATGAAGAATGCCCTTACCTACCTCCGCCAGCTCTATAAGGATGGCGTTCTCAACCAGGAGTTCATCACAACCGAGAACAGTGGCATGAGAGAGAAGACCTATACTGCCCAGGCAGCGAGCTCAATCGACTATGTTACCAACTATATCAATTATGTACAGAACACCACCAATGCAAACAAGTACACCGAGATGCACCTGGTCTACAAGATTGTTGGCCCTGAGGGGTATGGTGGCAGCTTGAACGAGGCAACCCAGACTGCATTCGTTGTCTCCTCCAAGACCAAGAATCCCGAGGCGGTTGTTCGTGTCCTTGAGACCATCGTAACCGATCCTGAAGTGTATCCTGCTTTCTTCGGTATTGGTCTTGAAGGCAAGCACTACACATTGAATGCAGATGGTCAGATCGAAGCTACTCCCAAGGCAGCCAACAGTGGATACAAGTATACATTGAACTACCTCAGCGACTCCTTTGTTGATATCGACATCGAGAACCTGCCCTTCAAGCTCTCTCCTGCTCTTGAGCAGGGCTTGCCCAAGCAGATCGAGCACATCAAGGCAATGCAGGCCAACCTTGGCCCGAACCATGCTGCTGATGTACCGGTAGGCGTCTCTGTTGCATACGACCGTGTTGCTCCCTCCATCAAGAGCACCCGTGAGTCTGTTGCAACCAAGATCATCGTAGGCACCGTCTCTCTCGAACAAGGCTTGGCCGAATACGAGAACTTCTGGAACTCTATCAATGGGCCAACCATTCTTGAGGAACTGAATGCAGCTCGTTAA
- a CDS encoding helix-turn-helix domain-containing protein, translated as MYVRITSSGRFYYKQGEGKDEHYHVSDYQVQLVYAGTATNWFDGKPYALEAGDIVFCKQGRRHAFQATSKEGVKMLEVKFAASDPHVDEVLLGIETKFRDRENQIYSLLSRIVLEGQRKALHYRAMSSALLMECLLSMNRLCLEHSLPIYESSPIHQLRESSLSGKSELLNMVDKYIDAHLDHSFSVHEMAQSCGYNQDYLYRVIKKQTGLSAIKYINLMKFEKALFLIQNTEQTLSEIGFSLGFENLQYFSRFFKQHGGIAPSEYISKVRLTTRTDY; from the coding sequence ATGTATGTAAGAATTACATCCTCCGGTCGGTTCTACTACAAACAGGGGGAAGGAAAGGATGAACACTACCATGTGAGTGATTACCAAGTCCAGCTGGTATACGCAGGAACCGCCACAAACTGGTTCGATGGGAAGCCCTATGCCTTGGAAGCGGGGGATATTGTGTTCTGCAAGCAAGGCCGGCGCCACGCCTTCCAAGCCACCAGCAAGGAAGGGGTAAAGATGCTTGAGGTGAAGTTTGCTGCCTCAGACCCTCATGTGGATGAAGTGTTGTTGGGTATTGAGACCAAGTTTCGGGACAGGGAGAACCAGATCTACAGCTTGCTCAGCAGGATTGTGCTGGAAGGACAACGTAAAGCATTGCATTATCGAGCGATGTCCTCTGCCTTGCTGATGGAGTGCTTGCTCTCGATGAACCGGCTCTGCCTCGAACACTCTTTGCCCATTTATGAATCAAGTCCCATCCACCAGCTGCGGGAGAGCTCTCTCTCCGGTAAGTCTGAGCTCCTGAATATGGTGGATAAGTATATCGATGCACATCTTGATCACTCTTTCAGTGTCCATGAGATGGCCCAGAGTTGTGGATATAACCAGGATTATCTCTACCGTGTGATCAAGAAGCAGACAGGATTATCTGCAATCAAGTACATAAATCTGATGAAGTTTGAAAAAGCCCTGTTCTTGATTCAGAATACGGAGCAGACGCTCAGTGAGATTGGTTTCAGCCTGGGGTTTGAGAATCTGCAGTACTTTTCCAGGTTCTTCAAGCAACATGGTGGCATTGCTCCCTCGGAGTATATATCCAAGGTACGACTCACAACCCGTACTGACTACTAA
- a CDS encoding Gfo/Idh/MocA family oxidoreductase yields MKKKRYAQVGTGGRARMFYEAIATRYQDSSELVAFCDMSQKRMDYSNTILKDLCGHPPVPTYKSDQFTQMVKEQRPDVIIVTSVDRTHDQYIIKAMELGCDVISEKPITTDCEKAQAILDAQKQYGKTIRVTFNYRYAPHHSKIRELITQGTIGKVFSVHFEWLLNTQHGADYYRRWHRNKLNSGGLLVHKSTHHFDLVNFWLGTQPKTVFAYGDLNFYGQAAAEKRGVKQFYYRCHGSEVAKHDPFAIDLESNPTLKGLYLDAEEESGYIRDRSVFSDDISIEDTMAALVRYKSGAMLSYSLNTYLPWEGFNVAINGSKGRIEYTALEKPYINAGGKQCDEGATVYHKIRVCPLLDTPYEVEVETREGGHGGGDPAMLDDIFLENPPHDPLFRSADHNDGIRSILTGIAANKSIASGLPVDVDALLHW; encoded by the coding sequence ATGAAGAAAAAACGGTATGCACAGGTGGGAACCGGAGGACGGGCCCGCATGTTCTACGAGGCAATCGCCACTCGATACCAAGATTCAAGCGAGTTGGTCGCTTTTTGTGATATGAGCCAAAAGAGGATGGATTACTCAAATACCATCCTTAAGGACCTATGTGGGCACCCACCGGTGCCGACCTACAAGAGTGATCAATTCACCCAGATGGTCAAGGAACAGAGGCCTGATGTCATCATCGTCACCTCAGTGGACAGAACCCATGACCAGTACATCATCAAGGCGATGGAGTTGGGATGTGATGTCATCAGTGAAAAGCCCATAACCACGGATTGTGAAAAAGCACAGGCAATCCTTGATGCGCAAAAGCAGTATGGCAAGACAATCAGGGTGACCTTCAACTATCGCTACGCACCCCATCACTCGAAGATCAGGGAGTTGATCACCCAAGGGACCATTGGAAAGGTCTTTTCTGTACATTTTGAATGGTTGCTCAACACCCAGCATGGGGCAGACTACTACCGACGTTGGCATAGAAACAAACTAAACAGCGGAGGTTTGCTGGTCCACAAGAGTACCCATCACTTCGACTTGGTCAATTTTTGGTTGGGCACCCAGCCAAAGACCGTCTTTGCATACGGGGATTTGAACTTCTATGGGCAGGCAGCTGCAGAGAAGCGGGGTGTTAAGCAGTTCTATTATCGTTGTCATGGAAGTGAGGTGGCCAAGCATGACCCCTTTGCCATCGATTTGGAGAGCAATCCCACACTCAAGGGGCTTTATCTGGATGCCGAAGAGGAGAGCGGTTATATCCGTGACCGCTCTGTCTTCTCCGATGATATCAGCATCGAGGATACCATGGCTGCGCTTGTTCGCTACAAGAGCGGGGCTATGCTTTCCTACTCTTTGAATACCTACCTTCCCTGGGAAGGATTCAATGTGGCGATCAACGGTTCGAAGGGGAGAATTGAATACACCGCACTGGAGAAGCCATACATCAATGCAGGTGGGAAACAGTGTGACGAAGGGGCTACGGTCTATCATAAGATCAGGGTTTGCCCCTTGCTCGATACCCCCTACGAGGTTGAGGTCGAGACCCGGGAAGGAGGACACGGAGGGGGAGATCCAGCGATGCTGGATGATATTTTCCTGGAGAACCCTCCCCACGACCCCCTATTCAGGAGTGCAGACCACAATGATGGTATCCGCTCGATTCTTACCGGCATAGCAGCAAACAAGTCAATCGCCAGTGGGCTTCCTGTTGATGTAGATGCCCTGCTTCATTGGTAA